From Aedes albopictus strain Foshan chromosome 1, AalbF5, whole genome shotgun sequence, one genomic window encodes:
- the LOC134289798 gene encoding uncharacterized protein LOC134289798 isoform X2 produces the protein MANEESELDHLQQSSASELNLSVDLVNLLNRYGIQFADAASVGSFLSQLGIVGTDQQILISAAEDALPGDQNSVEKSVLQCNNGESEEGNFSDANESAAETAFHPLGGDSSGIFIIVPSERELTALIEKYDTTCLTTLSSYHLHDTGNTTIIHPISSV, from the exons ATGGCAAACGAGGAGAGCGAGTTGGACCACCTGCAGCAATCTTCAGCCAGCGAGTTAAATTTGTCCGTCGATCTGGTGAATCTGCTTAATC GATATGGAATACAGTTTGCTGATGCGGCGTCGGTAGGATCATTCCTGTCGCAGCTTGGAATTGTCGGAACAGATCAGCAAATCTTGATATCAGCGGCGGAAGATGCACTCCCAGGTGACCAAAACTCGGTGGAAAAATCCGTGCTTCAGTGCAACAACGGAGAATCAGAAGAG GGGAATTTCAGCGACGCCAATGAGTCAGCGGCTGAGACCGCGTTCCATCCCCTTGGCGGTGATTCATCCGGAATTTTTATTATTGTACCATCAGAACGAGAATTGAcagccctaatagaaaaatatgatacaacgtgcttaacaaccctttcgagcTATCATCTTCATGATACAGGGAATACtacaatcattcaccctatcagcagtgtataa
- the LOC134289798 gene encoding uncharacterized protein LOC134289798 isoform X1, with protein MANEESELDHLQQSSASELNLSVDLVNLLNRKYNLLFFNPTHCDHCKTIPGYGIQFADAASVGSFLSQLGIVGTDQQILISAAEDALPGDQNSVEKSVLQCNNGESEEGNFSDANESAAETAFHPLGGDSSGIFIIVPSERELTALIEKYDTTCLTTLSSYHLHDTGNTTIIHPISSV; from the exons ATGGCAAACGAGGAGAGCGAGTTGGACCACCTGCAGCAATCTTCAGCCAGCGAGTTAAATTTGTCCGTCGATCTGGTGAATCTGCTTAATCGTAAGTATAATCTGCTTTTCTTCAACCCAACCCATTGCGATCATTGCAAAACCATTCCAGGATATGGAATACAGTTTGCTGATGCGGCGTCGGTAGGATCATTCCTGTCGCAGCTTGGAATTGTCGGAACAGATCAGCAAATCTTGATATCAGCGGCGGAAGATGCACTCCCAGGTGACCAAAACTCGGTGGAAAAATCCGTGCTTCAGTGCAACAACGGAGAATCAGAAGAG GGGAATTTCAGCGACGCCAATGAGTCAGCGGCTGAGACCGCGTTCCATCCCCTTGGCGGTGATTCATCCGGAATTTTTATTATTGTACCATCAGAACGAGAATTGAcagccctaatagaaaaatatgatacaacgtgcttaacaaccctttcgagcTATCATCTTCATGATACAGGGAATACtacaatcattcaccctatcagcagtgtataa